The following are encoded together in the Neomonachus schauinslandi chromosome X, ASM220157v2, whole genome shotgun sequence genome:
- the LOC110581998 gene encoding Y-box-binding protein 3-like produces the protein MSEVGEVTVTEVTASVSPQATQKLLVSLGGGDPPRAPVAGNLSGDAIPKTTAAAGAKGKVPEKVIAKRVRGSVKWFNVKNGYGFISRHDTQEDVFVHQTAITRNNPHKYQRSVGDGETVEFDVVQGERGTEAANVTGPAGAPVQGSRYAANRPRFRTGFYLRRRAPPPRGPRGAGEDVDEGEASGEGFTEAQGQRRRLPGGPQDQRLRRFPPYRRASAVSRRPSILAPTSGPRPTHLPGSAPASRPEGAPRRGPGPSYRLSRPRGRGTTTPGPRPSAGISEELDAEDKESGREASGPQQKPPPRYGSRRPNNPRRRPQQAPGAQGQDTVGGEGKVEKSSAETPALVALAKKSSAAEEEDALVAGVPSATQAK, from the coding sequence ATGAGTGAGGTGGGAGAGGTCACCGTCACGGAGGTGACCGCCTCAGTCTCGCCTCAAGCCACGCAGAAACTCCTGGTTTCCTTGGGAGGCGGAGATCCTCCCCGGGCACCAGTCGCAGGCAACCTCAGCGGAGATGCGATCCCCAAGACCACCGCGGCAGCAGGCGCCAAGGGAAAGGTGCCCGAAAAGGTCATCGCCAAGAGGGTGCGAGGCTCCGTCAAGTGGTTTAACGTGAAGAACGGGTACGGTTTCATCAGCAGGCATGATACCCAGGAAGATGTGTTCGTTCACCAGACGGCCATCACCCGAAACAACCCTCACAAATACCAGCGCAGCGTGGGCGACGGCGAGACAGTCGAGTTCGACGTGGTGCAGGGTGAGCGGGGCACCGAGGCCGCTAACGTGACCGGGCCAGCAGGTGCCCCGGTGCAGGGCAGCCGCTACGCTGCCAACCGCCCCCGCTTCCGCACGGGCTTCTACCTTCGCCGCCGCGCACCGCCCCCGCGAGGTCCCAGGGGCGCTGGGGAGGACGTCGACGAAGGTGAAGCCAGTGGCGAAGGCTTCACCgaggcccagggccagaggcGCCGCCTGCCCGGCGGACCCCAAGACCAAAGGCTGCGGCGCTTCCCGCCGTACCGCAGGGCCTCCGCCGTGTCCCGCCGCCCGTCGATCCTCGCTCCCACCAGCGGCCCGAGGCCCACCCACCTGCCCGGCTCCGCCCCAGCCTCAAGGCCCGAGGGCGCCCCGCGGCGGGGGCCAGGCCCCAGCTACCGGCTGAGTCGCCCTAGGGGCCGAGGCACCACCACTCCTGGTCCAAGACCCTCAGCGGGCATCTCTGAGGAGCTGGACGCGGAAGACAAGGAAAGCGGACGTGAGGCCAGCGGCCCGCAGCAGAAGCCCCCGCCACGCTACGGATCCCGCCGCCCCAACAACCCACGCCGCCGCCCACAGCAGGCGCCTGGTGCCCAGGGCCAGGACACCGTGGGAGGAGAAGGCAAGGTCGAGAAGAGCAGTGCTGAAACACCCGCTTTGGTTGCTTTGGCCAAGAAGAGCAGCGCCGCTGAGGAGGAGGACGCCTTGGTCGCCGGGGTCCCCTCTGCCACCCAGGCCAAGTAA